In Musa acuminata AAA Group cultivar baxijiao chromosome BXJ2-10, Cavendish_Baxijiao_AAA, whole genome shotgun sequence, a genomic segment contains:
- the LOC135586183 gene encoding uncharacterized protein LOC135586183: MSTSSIEPSSYASGALKISFLVRGRIVAFLNQVEATTMTIFVAGSIVRTRAEGAAWEVKNQRSWGPQVRRLSGRARRWAGNRVYEGGGVRCNSWVVFAPWKVDDFSTIVSAEALKRPLEDLTSAVS, translated from the exons ATGTCCACCTCCTCCATCGAACCGTCTTCCTATGCTTCTGGAGCTCTGAAGATCTCCTTCCTCGTTCGGGGTCGAATTGTTGCCTTCTTGAATCAGGTGGAGGCGACGACGATGACGATCTTCGTTGCGGGATCGATCGTCAGGACTCGCGCAGAGGGTGCGGCGTGGGAAGTCAAGAATCAGCGTTCCTGGGGACCCCAGGTGCGCAGATT GTCAGGGAGGGCGCGACGGTGGGCTGGGAACCGGGTATATGAAGGCGGTGGTGTACGCTGCAACTCGTGGGTCGTCTTTGCCCCATGGAAG GTCGATGACTTTAGTACAATTGTAAGTGCTGAAGCTCTAAAACGCCCATTGGAAGATCTCACTAGTGCTGTCAG TTGA
- the LOC103969258 gene encoding apoptosis inhibitor 5-like protein API5, with protein sequence MASDTSADAAEVDRLYEFGERLNEAKDKSEHVSDYEGIIAAVEGHCVKAKQLAAQLIPRFFKFFPGLSSRAVTALFDLVEEDDLGIRVQAIRSLPLLCKDTPEYVSKIVDVLGQLLTSEENVERDAVHKALMSLLRQDVKASLTALFRHVEIGMENVREKVICFLKDKVFPIKAELLKPQVEMERQVTNLVKKSLQDVTGAEFKLFMDFLRSFSIFGVGVPPEHIQELIEIIEGQADLDAQFNVEDIDHIDRLISCMCMALPFFARGASSGKFLSYINKHILPVFDKLPEERKLDLLKNVAVSSPYATAQDSRQLLPSIVTLLKKYMPRRKTEGPKYDYLECLFFSFHHLAHKTPNSTNSLCGYKIVTGQPSDRLGEDFSENYKDFTERLSSTEEVVKNAIKKLTQGMADHNKALSVAKTEEEKANIKTEQQKTTTALHNCNNILAMTQLLHAKAPLFIGDNKINLSWKEPMKQSSASTMPTGSKRKAAAPVNGSRSTSATVEKKARGEGIVQSQLVNRALEGLSRGGGGRSGRAGRGWGGRGRGRGRGWGWGFR encoded by the exons ATGGCCTCCGACACCTCAGCCGACGCAGCCGAGGTCGACAGGCTCTACGAGTTCGGCGAGCGGCTTAACGAGGCCAAAGACAAGTCAGAG CATGTGAGTGACTACGAGGGGATCATAGCGGCTGTGGAAGGGCATTGCGTGAAGGCGAAGCAGTTGGCCGCGCAGCTCATCCCGCGGTTCTTTAAGTTCTTTCCGGGTCTCTCCAGCAGGGCCGTGACCGCGCTTTTCGATTTGGTCGAGGAGGACGATCTTGGG ATCAGAGTACAGGCTATTCGTAGCCTTCCTCTTCTGTGCAAAGATACACCAGAATATGTATCTAAAATTGTTGATGTTCTTGGGCAACTATTAACATCTG AGGAAAACGTGGAGCGTGATGCGGTGCATAAAGCTCTTATGTCCCTTTTAAGGCAGGATGTAAAAG CTTCTTTAACAGCTTTGTTTAGGCATGTTGAGATAGGAATGGAAAATGTTCGGGAGAAAGTTATTTGTTTTCTTAAGGACAAG GTGTTTCCTATTAAAGCTGAGCTGCTGAAGCCTCAAGTGGAGATGGAAAGGCAAGTGACCAATTTGGTGAAAAAG AGTTTACAAGATGTAACTGGTGCTGAATTTAAATTATTCATGGACTTCCTGAGGAGTTTTAGCATATTTGGTGTTGGTGTACCTCCAGAACATATTCAAGAACTTATTGAGATTATAGAAGGACAAGCGGACCTGGATGCACAATTCAAT GTTGAAGATATCGATCATATAGATAGATTGATTTCATGCATGTGTATGGCTCTTCCGTTTTTTGCA AGAGGTGCCTCAAGCGGCAAGTTCCTCAGTTATATCAACAAGCATATATTACCTGTCTTTGATAAG CTTCCTGAAGAAAGGAAGTTAGATTTGCTCAAGAATGTTGCTGTAAGTTCACCTTATGCAACTGCACAGGATTCACGCCAACTTCTTCCATCTATTGTTACACTTTTAAAG AAGTACATGCCTCGGAGAAAGACAGAGGGGCCTAAATATGATTATCTTGAATGCTTATTTTTCTCATTTCACCATTTAGCACATAAG ACTCCAAACTCTACAAATAGCCTTTGTGGTTACAAGATAGTAACTGGCCAGCCATCAGACAGACTTGGGGAGGATTTTTCAGAAAATTATAAAGATTTTACTGAGAG ATTAAGCTCTACAGAGGAAGTTGTCAAGAACGCCATAAAGAAACTAACCCAGGGGATGGCTGATCATAACAAAGCATTGTCTGTGGCAAAGACCGAAGAGGAGAAGGCTAACATT AAAACAGAGCAGCAGAAAACGACAACAGCACTGCATAACTGTAACAATATACTGGCTATGACTCAG CTCTTACATGCAAAAGCGCCTTTATTTATTGGAGACAATAAAATCAACCTGTCTTGGAAGGAACCCATGAAACAGTCGTCGGCTTCGACAATGCCTACAGG GAGTAAGAGAAAAGCAGCTGCGCCGGTTAATGGGTCAAGAAGCACAAGCGCCACAGTTGAAAAGAAGGCACGAGGTGAGGGAATCGTTCAAAGCCAGCTTGTTAACAGGGCGTTGGAAGGCTTGTCTCGAGGTGGTGGCGGCAGAAGTGGAAGGGCTGGAAGGGGCTGgggtggaagaggaagaggaagaggaagaggatgggGATGGGGTTTCCGTTAG
- the LOC135580744 gene encoding negative regulator of systemic acquired resistance SNI1-like isoform X1, with translation MVNPNSKRGANSNGGGGREKSNNNSKNNMGAWEENTMAILDSSGFKDSQDVHDDRLCFLEAVRSASLASEPSTAPSWRMFDAVFQILVDCNSLELTMASYQLLTELDKRYSRVYVMKSDKTESSSSGIVNLVVVKEAWSPFNLASDGERTAKDLCSLFDSVRFSTLIEDMVQAVNKLSFDLVIKAVGNLLLFQYLVNVLEDDLLPRLTVYKETLNWLLLKESVLNILLGSRKLNFKSLVRDCMSILLKCCHHNIPNNLQDLRSSEDTCSRSSQDCVVGLSIAVSELEKETCVAIQKFFKLVMELDVARKEADMHGLTSRLDGFRLPILEIIVDELTYNRDSLPPFLVVFSEPKWKLEIILQYFSKYITKSSVRTRRSNEKSDGATLRGMLNGFSTAANTKNIVKRVTSGAAQLLLAHAFQACLSLVRDSKQIASSTERIGATLSEICNSLISAFRNLRKTDEGLEITSFAKEALFAAAIVLKRKP, from the exons ATGGTAAATCCGAACAGCAAACGAGGAGCCAACAGCAACGGTGGCGGCGGCCGCGAGAAGAGCAATAATAATAGCAAGAACAACATGGGTGCTTGGGAAGAGAACACCATGGCCATCCTTGACTCCTCCGGCTTCAAGGATTCCCAGGACGTCCACGACGATC GGCTTTGCTTCTTGGAAGCTGTTCGATCCGCCTCGCTCGCCTCCGAGCCGTCCACGGCTCCCTCTtg GAGAATGTTTGATGCCGTCTTCCAGATTCTCGTGGACTGCAACTCTCTTGAACTGACCATGGCCAGTTACCAGCTTCTGACCGAGTTGGATAAG CGCTACTCAAGAGTGTACGTGATGAAATCAGATAAGACTGAATCATCATCGAGCGGGATTGTCAATCTTGTTGTGGTTAAAGAG GCATGGTCACCTTTTAATCTTGCATCAGATGGAGAGCGAACTGCTAAGGATTTGTGCAGTTTGTTTGATTCTGTG AGATTCTCTACCTTGATAGAGGACATGGTTCAAGCAGTTAACAAATTGAGCTTTGATTTGGTGATTAAG GCTGTAGGAAATTTGCTATTGTTCCAGTATCTTGTAAATGTCCTCGAGGATGATCTATTACCTCGTCTTACTGTATATAAAG AAACACTGAACTGGTTACTTCTCAAGGAATCTGTACTAAATATTCTTCTG GGATCACGAAAATTAAACTTTAAGAGTTTGGTTAGGGATTGCATGTCCATTTTACTCAAGTGTTGCCATCATAATATACCAAATAACCTTCAAGACCTGAGAAGCTCAGAAGATACTTGTTCTCGATCAAGTCAGGATTGTGTTGTTGGTCTATCAATTGCTGTTTCTGAACTAGAAAAAGAAACTTGTGTTGCTATACAGAAATTTTTTAAGCTG GTTATGGAACTTGATGTAGCCAGGAAAGAAGCAGATATGCATGGACTTACTTCTCGGCTTGATGGCTTTAG GCTTCCCATCTTGGAAATCATTGTGGATGAACTAACCTACAACAGAGATAGCCTTCCCCCATTTCTTGTG GTCTTCTCAGAGCCTAAATGGAAGTTGGAGATCATTTTGCAGtacttttcaaaatatataacaaaG TCCTCTGTTAGAACTCGAAGATCAAATGAGAAATCAGATGGTGCAACTTTGAGGGGAATGCTGAACGGCTTTTCAACTGCTGCAAATACAAAGAATATTGTGAAAAGAGTTACTTCAGGAGCAGCCCAACTGCTTTTAGCACATGCTTTTCAG GCTTGTCTCTCCCTAGTACGTGACTCTAAGCAGATTGCTAGCTCTACTGAAAGGATCGGTGCAACTCTTTCTGAGATATGCAACAGCTTAATTTCTGCTTTCAGAAACCTCAGAAAAACTGATGA GGGTTTGGAGATCACGTCTTTTGCCAAGGAAGCCTTGTTTGCTGCTGCCATAGTCCTGAAAAGAAAGCCTTAA
- the LOC135580744 gene encoding negative regulator of systemic acquired resistance SNI1-like isoform X2: MVNPNSKRGANSNGGGGREKSNNNSKNNMGAWEENTMAILDSSGFKDSQDVHDDRLCFLEAVRSASLASEPSTAPSWRMFDAVFQILVDCNSLELTMASYQLLTELDKRYSRVYVMKSDKTESSSSGIVNLVVVKEAWSPFNLASDGERTAKDLCSLFDSVRFSTLIEDMVQAVNKLSFDLVIKAVGNLLLFQYLVNVLEDDLLPRLTVYKETLNWLLLKESVLNILLVMELDVARKEADMHGLTSRLDGFRLPILEIIVDELTYNRDSLPPFLVVFSEPKWKLEIILQYFSKYITKSSVRTRRSNEKSDGATLRGMLNGFSTAANTKNIVKRVTSGAAQLLLAHAFQACLSLVRDSKQIASSTERIGATLSEICNSLISAFRNLRKTDEGLEITSFAKEALFAAAIVLKRKP; this comes from the exons ATGGTAAATCCGAACAGCAAACGAGGAGCCAACAGCAACGGTGGCGGCGGCCGCGAGAAGAGCAATAATAATAGCAAGAACAACATGGGTGCTTGGGAAGAGAACACCATGGCCATCCTTGACTCCTCCGGCTTCAAGGATTCCCAGGACGTCCACGACGATC GGCTTTGCTTCTTGGAAGCTGTTCGATCCGCCTCGCTCGCCTCCGAGCCGTCCACGGCTCCCTCTtg GAGAATGTTTGATGCCGTCTTCCAGATTCTCGTGGACTGCAACTCTCTTGAACTGACCATGGCCAGTTACCAGCTTCTGACCGAGTTGGATAAG CGCTACTCAAGAGTGTACGTGATGAAATCAGATAAGACTGAATCATCATCGAGCGGGATTGTCAATCTTGTTGTGGTTAAAGAG GCATGGTCACCTTTTAATCTTGCATCAGATGGAGAGCGAACTGCTAAGGATTTGTGCAGTTTGTTTGATTCTGTG AGATTCTCTACCTTGATAGAGGACATGGTTCAAGCAGTTAACAAATTGAGCTTTGATTTGGTGATTAAG GCTGTAGGAAATTTGCTATTGTTCCAGTATCTTGTAAATGTCCTCGAGGATGATCTATTACCTCGTCTTACTGTATATAAAG AAACACTGAACTGGTTACTTCTCAAGGAATCTGTACTAAATATTCTTCTG GTTATGGAACTTGATGTAGCCAGGAAAGAAGCAGATATGCATGGACTTACTTCTCGGCTTGATGGCTTTAG GCTTCCCATCTTGGAAATCATTGTGGATGAACTAACCTACAACAGAGATAGCCTTCCCCCATTTCTTGTG GTCTTCTCAGAGCCTAAATGGAAGTTGGAGATCATTTTGCAGtacttttcaaaatatataacaaaG TCCTCTGTTAGAACTCGAAGATCAAATGAGAAATCAGATGGTGCAACTTTGAGGGGAATGCTGAACGGCTTTTCAACTGCTGCAAATACAAAGAATATTGTGAAAAGAGTTACTTCAGGAGCAGCCCAACTGCTTTTAGCACATGCTTTTCAG GCTTGTCTCTCCCTAGTACGTGACTCTAAGCAGATTGCTAGCTCTACTGAAAGGATCGGTGCAACTCTTTCTGAGATATGCAACAGCTTAATTTCTGCTTTCAGAAACCTCAGAAAAACTGATGA GGGTTTGGAGATCACGTCTTTTGCCAAGGAAGCCTTGTTTGCTGCTGCCATAGTCCTGAAAAGAAAGCCTTAA